The window GGAAAAGAGCGTGACCGTCTTAGCGCCGAACTCAGCGAACTACAACAAACCGCCGCGAACGCCATCCAGCTCAAGCAACAACGCGACCAATTACAGGAACAGGTTGTCGCCGTGAATCGCGAACTACAGCAACTGAAACGCGAAAATCAGGCGTTAACCGACAGCAGCAACCAGGACTGGTTTTTATACGGCGGCGGCTTGGCTTTATTCGGCGTATTGCTGGGCTTTATTCTGCCAAAACTCAGCTGGCGCCGCCGTTCCAGCGGCTGGGATAGTTTTTAGTTTTAAACGAATCAGCCGCAGGGCTGCCCTGCTTCAAATGACGCCCGTTCCCGCGGCAGTTTAAGCGCCGCTTTTGCTTTCATCTGGAATCACCATGCCTGCATATCGTTCTCATACCACCACTCAAGGCCGCAACATGGCGGGAGCGCGCGCGTTGTGGCGCGCCACCGGCATGAAAGACGGCGACTTCGATAAACCGATTATCGCCATCGCCAACTCCTTCACCCAGTTCGTGCCGGGCCATGTGCATTTAAAAGACCTGGGCCAATTGGTGGCGCGTGAGATTGAATTGGCCGGCGGCGTCGCCAAAGAATTCAACACCATCGCCGTTGACGACGGCATTGCCATGGGTCACGACGGCATGTTGTATAGCCTGCCCAGCCGTGATTTGATTGCCGACAGCGTCGAGTACATGGTCAATGCGCATTGCGCTGATGCCATTGTCTGCATTTCCAATTGTGACAAAATCACCCCGGGCATGTTGATGGCGGCGATGCGCATCAACATTCCGGTGATATTTGTCTCCGGCGGCCCGATGGAAGCCGGTAAAGTGCGTTTGGCTGAAAGTCCCGACATCAAAAAGCTGGACCTGATCGACGCCATGGTGATGGCGGCGGACAGCAAAGTCTCCGATAGCGATTTGGCAGAAGTCGAGCGCTCCGCCTGCCCGACTTGCGGTTCCTGCTCCGGGATGTTCACCGCCAATTCGATGAACTGTCTGACTGAAGCACTGGGCCTGTCATTACCGGGTAATGGCACGGTAGTCGCCACCCATGCCGACCGCGAACAGTTATTCAAACAAGCTGGGTGGCGTATCGTCGAACTGGCCAAACAGTATTACGAACAAAACGACGAATCGGTACTGCCGCGCGCGGTCGGCTTCAAAGCCTTCGAAAATGCCATTGCACTGGATATTGCGATGGGCGGCTCGACCAACACCATTCTGCATTTGCTGGCGATTGCCCAAGAAGCCGGTATCGATTTCACGCTAGCGGATATCGACCGCATGTCCAAAGTGGTCCCGCAGTTGTGCAAAGTGGCGCCCAACACCAACAAATATCACATCGAAGACGTGCACCGCGCCGGCGGCATCATGGCGATTTTGGCCGAGTTGAACCGCGCCGGTAAACTGCATACCGACGTACCCACCGTGCACGCCAAAACCCTGGGCGAAGCCTTGACGCAATGGGATGTGATGAGTAACCCCAGCGATGCGGTAAAGACTTTTTATATGGCCGGCCCCGCCGGTATTCCGACTCAGGTGGCGTTTAGTCAGAATACCCGTTGGCCAAGCCTAGACACTGATCGTGCCGAAGGCTGTATTCGCTCCATCGACCATGCCTTCAGCCAGGAAGGCGGATTAGCGGTATTACATGGCAATATCGCTCTGGACGGCTGCGTGATCAAAACAGCCGGTGTCGATGACAGCCTGCTGGTATTTGAAGGCAACGCCCATGTGGTCGAATCGCAAGACGAAGCCGTGGAAAATATCCTCAATAACAAAGTCAAATCCGGCGATGTGGTGGTGGTGCGTTACGAAGGCCCCAAAGGCGGACCAGGCATGCAGGAAATGCTCTATCCCACCAGCTATATCAAATCCAAAGGCTTAGGCAAAGCCTGCGCGCTATTGACCGACGGCCGTTTTTCCGGCGGCACCTCCGGTTTATCCATCGGCCACTGTTCGCCGGAAGCGGCGGCAGGTGGAGCTATTGGCCTAGTGCGCAACGGCGACCGTATCCGCATCGATATTCCCAACCGTACCATCAATGTACTGGTCAGCGACGAGGAACTGGCCCAGCGCCGGACCGAACAGGACAAATTGGGCTGGAAACCGGCCAGGCCACGTCCACGCAAAGTGTCAGTGGCGCTGAAAGCCTATGCCATGTTTGCTACATCCGCCGACAAAGGCGCGGTGCGGGATTTATCAAAGTTTGAGAATTAACTTCGGCTGTTACCTCATCCTACCGAGCTTGAGGTAATCAGAAGTGGGTAATAACGCTATTAGAATGCTGACCACTTGGCCGTTCCTCATTTGCCTTGTATCCCTGATTGCCAATGATTGGTGGCTTAAGGCTGCTCATCCAGGATTATTTACCGGAAAACTTTCTGATTTCGCCGGAGTAGCCGTTGTGTCTTTAATGACATTCAGTGCATTGCCGCATCGAAAATGGCTCTTGTGTTTGTTGATTTCGGTTACTTTTCTGTGGTGGAAAAGTCCGCTGTCGGATTCAATGATTCACTTGGCGAATAGTCTGAGTATTTTGCGAATTGGACGAGTGGTTGACTACAGTGATCTGTGGGCTCTGTTGGTCGTGCCTGTTTGCCTGCACGTTTCCGAAAAACAGTCCAGGTTTCGTATTGCGTCGAAATATTTTAGAAAGATGCTGACAGTTCCTGTCGCGGTGGTTACGCTATTTGGCGTTATGGGCACGTCAGCCCGACCGATACAGGAAGAATACACTGTGCGGCCTTTAGCCAGTTCTACAAATATTCCGCGTGAGGAATTAGTGAATGTTATATCTGATGTTGCCGCAAAGCATGATCTTAGTTGCTACGGATGTGAAGGTACGTATCCGTTAGATTTCGCAAGATATTTTGGGAAGTCACTTTCTATGACTTATACACTCACACCTGAAAACACCGTCTCGTTCGTAATTGAATATTCTAGCGATCCCGGCTATGAGGAAGCTGTGGCTTTACGAGCCGCTCTAAATTCATCGCTAGCCGAACACTTCGATGGCCTGGAATACACAGAGCTGTTGAGAAAATAAATTATTGTTACCGTACTCAAGCTTCGCTGCCATTCAGGTTAACCCGCCTAATTTGGATTCGTCGCTAGGCAATCCACCAGACGTTGAGAATTTTCGGCGTTTTGCCCTCGGAAACACCCTACACATTAAATTATCGTGAAACGCTTCCTCCTCCATCTGTTCTACATCTGGAAACAAAAGCTAAAAATCTACTTCATAGCCGGCTGGGTAGGTGCGGGGATGGGGATATTTTTGTTAGCCCCCAGTTACGATTACATTAGCTCGCGCGAGCGCAACGCCGACCCGCTGTCATCGATCGAATTCGTGTTTGGCCAATTCACCGAAGTAATGACCGGCCAAATTAATCAAAATAATTTGATCCTGTTTTATGCCGAAATTGGCGCGATA of the Methylomonas sp. MK1 genome contains:
- the ilvD gene encoding dihydroxy-acid dehydratase, which encodes MPAYRSHTTTQGRNMAGARALWRATGMKDGDFDKPIIAIANSFTQFVPGHVHLKDLGQLVAREIELAGGVAKEFNTIAVDDGIAMGHDGMLYSLPSRDLIADSVEYMVNAHCADAIVCISNCDKITPGMLMAAMRINIPVIFVSGGPMEAGKVRLAESPDIKKLDLIDAMVMAADSKVSDSDLAEVERSACPTCGSCSGMFTANSMNCLTEALGLSLPGNGTVVATHADREQLFKQAGWRIVELAKQYYEQNDESVLPRAVGFKAFENAIALDIAMGGSTNTILHLLAIAQEAGIDFTLADIDRMSKVVPQLCKVAPNTNKYHIEDVHRAGGIMAILAELNRAGKLHTDVPTVHAKTLGEALTQWDVMSNPSDAVKTFYMAGPAGIPTQVAFSQNTRWPSLDTDRAEGCIRSIDHAFSQEGGLAVLHGNIALDGCVIKTAGVDDSLLVFEGNAHVVESQDEAVENILNNKVKSGDVVVVRYEGPKGGPGMQEMLYPTSYIKSKGLGKACALLTDGRFSGGTSGLSIGHCSPEAAAGGAIGLVRNGDRIRIDIPNRTINVLVSDEELAQRRTEQDKLGWKPARPRPRKVSVALKAYAMFATSADKGAVRDLSKFEN